The genome window TGGAAAAAATATATGCACCCTAGATACCAAAGAAGGATTTTTTTTCCTGAGCTTTGGAGTAAGGAAGAACTAGCTAATTGGGGTGTAGAAAACTAAAGATAAAAAGAGATAATTTGAAAAAGATAATTGTAATTGCGGCAGTCCTTTTTTCCTTAATTTCTTGTGATAAAGATAAGGAAGCTGTAGAAAATCATGTGATTCCAAAATCTAAAAAAAGTGATTTTGGATTTAAGTTTTCGGATTTTAATGTTGTTCTGGATTCGGTAAAACCTGGAGATACTTTTGGAAGCATTCTGCAGAATCAAAATATTGGCGATAAAAAAGTATTTGATATTGTAGCTCAGGTAAAAGATACTTTTGATGTGCGTACCATTAGAATTAATAAAAAGTATACACTGCTTCGTTCCAAGAATAAAACGAACACTTTAAATGTTTTTATCTACCAGCCCGATGCGCTTCATTATTATGTAATAGATTTAAGGGATTCAATTGCAAAAGCTTCTAAAAAAACAAAACCTTTAACATTAAAACGCAGAACCATTGGCGGTGTATTAAAAGGGTCCTTATCTGAAACTTTAGATAACGCAAAAGTGGAAGGTGCTCTAGCGAGTAAAATTTCTAAGATTTTTGCATGGTCTATTGATTTCTTTAAAGTTAAAAAAGGAGACCGTTTTGGTTTGACTTTTACTGAGCGCTATATTAACGATTCTATTTATGACGGTGTTGACAGTCTTCAGGCAGCTTTTTTTGAATATAAAGGCAAAATTATTTATGCTTTTCCATTCGAACAAAATCAAGGGTCAGGAAGTGTCGATTATTATGATGAAGATGGAAAAACACTGAAGAATTTCTTTCTTAAGACACCAATTAAATTTAGTCACATTACCTCTCATTTTAGTGCTAATCGTTTTCATCCTGTACAGCAGATCTGGAAAGCGCATAAAGGAACTGATTATGCAGCACCATATGGAACACCTATCTCAACTACAGCAGCAGGTATTGTAGAGCAAACAGGTTATACTGCGGGTAATGGAAATTTTGTAAAAGTGAAGCATAATAAGGTCTATTCGACTCAATATTTACATATGTCCAGAATATTAGTGCGACGCGGACAACATGTGACTCAAGGACAGACTATTGGTTTAGTAGGAAGTACAGGGCTGGCTACAGGACCGCATGTATGTTACCGTTTTTGGAAAAATGGAGTGCAAGTCGATGCTTTACGATTAAAATTGCCTAATGGAGAACCAATGAATCCAAAAAATAAAGCAAGATTTTTGAAGAAAATAGAGCATTTAAAATTTGAATTGGATAGCGTATCTAATTTGTAATAAAAAATTTCAGGGTATTTCAAGAGTTAAATTGTTATTCTCAAATTGAATTTATTTTTAGGGGGTTTAAGTGTTCTCACTTTCGAAAAATATTTTAGCCACAGATTCACAGATTAAAAAGGATTTAAAATTTGTGTATCTGAGGCTGTTTTTTTATTGTTATATAATTGTCTGATTTTAGTCCATTCAAACTTAATTCAGTAAATTTGCACAACATAAAAAATAAGAATAAAATGGCTTTAAATACAATAAACCCAACCGAAACTTCTGCCTGGAAAAAACTTCAGGCACACTATACTGAAATACAAAATGCTTCAATGGCAGCAATGTTTCAAGCTGACTCATCAAGAACCGAAAAGTTTCATTTGAAATGGAATGATTTTTTAGTTGATTACTCTAAAAACAGAATTAGTCAAGAAACTATTGATTTGCTGCTTGAATTAGCAGATGAAACTGGTTTGAAAAGTGCTGTTGCTGATTATTTTGGCGGAGAAATTATCAATCAAACGGAAGGCAGAGCTGTTCTGCACACTGCTTTGAGAGCTCCGGCATCTGCTGTAATCAATGTAGACGGCGTGAATGTGATGCCAGAAGTATATGAAGTAAAGAATAAAGTAAAATCGTTTACTAACGAAGTTACTTCAGGACAAAGAACAGGTTATACAGGAAAAGCATTTACTGATGTTGTTAATATAGGTATCGGCGGTTCTGATTTGGGGCCAGTTATGGCTGTTGAAGCTCTGCAATACTATAAAAATCATTTAAACGTACATTTTGCATCGAATGTTGATGGAGATCACGTAAATGAAATCATTAAAAAACTAAATCCTGAAACTACTTTATTTGTTATTGTTTCTAAAACTTTTACAACTCAGGAAACTTTAACTAACTCAGAAACTATAAAGGCTTGGTTTTTAAAATCAGCTAAGCAGGAAGATGTCGCTAAACACTTTGTGGCTGTTTCTACTAATATTCAAAAAGTAACTGAATTTGGTATCAACCCAGAAAACGTATTCCCAATGTGGGATTGGGTTGGAGGACGTTTTTCTTTATGGAGTGCAGTAGGTCTTTCAATAAGTCTGGCAGTTGGTTTTGATAACTTTAATGATTTGTTGGTTGGAGCTAATGAAATGGATGAGCATTTCAAAACAGCTGATTTTGACAAAAACATACCAGTAATATTAGCATTGTTAAGCGTTTGGTACAATAATTTCTTTGGAGCCGAAAGTGAAGCCTTGATTCCTTATACACAATATTTACAGAAACTGGCTCCTTATTTACAGCAGGGAACAATGGAAAGTAATGGTAAAAGTGTTGGCCGTGACGGGAAGCCTGTAAATTATGAAACAGGGACCATTATTTGGGGTGAACCAGGAACCAATGCACAGCACGCGTTTTTTCAGTTAATTCAC of Flavobacterium marginilacus contains these proteins:
- the pgi gene encoding glucose-6-phosphate isomerase codes for the protein MALNTINPTETSAWKKLQAHYTEIQNASMAAMFQADSSRTEKFHLKWNDFLVDYSKNRISQETIDLLLELADETGLKSAVADYFGGEIINQTEGRAVLHTALRAPASAVINVDGVNVMPEVYEVKNKVKSFTNEVTSGQRTGYTGKAFTDVVNIGIGGSDLGPVMAVEALQYYKNHLNVHFASNVDGDHVNEIIKKLNPETTLFVIVSKTFTTQETLTNSETIKAWFLKSAKQEDVAKHFVAVSTNIQKVTEFGINPENVFPMWDWVGGRFSLWSAVGLSISLAVGFDNFNDLLVGANEMDEHFKTADFDKNIPVILALLSVWYNNFFGAESEALIPYTQYLQKLAPYLQQGTMESNGKSVGRDGKPVNYETGTIIWGEPGTNAQHAFFQLIHQGTKLIPSDFIGFVKPLYGDEDHHDKLMSNFFAQTEALMNGKSQEQVQAEFDKQGLSAEKASALLPFKVFTGNKPTNTILIQKLTPKSLGSLIAMYEHKIFVQGIIWNIFSFDQWGVELGKQLANSILEEINSKTVKTHDSSTTFLLNHFLKNK
- a CDS encoding M23 family metallopeptidase → MKKIIVIAAVLFSLISCDKDKEAVENHVIPKSKKSDFGFKFSDFNVVLDSVKPGDTFGSILQNQNIGDKKVFDIVAQVKDTFDVRTIRINKKYTLLRSKNKTNTLNVFIYQPDALHYYVIDLRDSIAKASKKTKPLTLKRRTIGGVLKGSLSETLDNAKVEGALASKISKIFAWSIDFFKVKKGDRFGLTFTERYINDSIYDGVDSLQAAFFEYKGKIIYAFPFEQNQGSGSVDYYDEDGKTLKNFFLKTPIKFSHITSHFSANRFHPVQQIWKAHKGTDYAAPYGTPISTTAAGIVEQTGYTAGNGNFVKVKHNKVYSTQYLHMSRILVRRGQHVTQGQTIGLVGSTGLATGPHVCYRFWKNGVQVDALRLKLPNGEPMNPKNKARFLKKIEHLKFELDSVSNL